GATATTAAAACTTCATTTTAAAAAGTGCTGATGTATATTTTACATTCAGAACATTCAACCTCCCCTATTGGATGTTGGTTGAAGCAAAATCACAAACACATAGACTACAGTTATATCGGGGTCGATTACAGCTGTGTCACACTATGGAGGACCATGCCGAAAGCTCAAAGACACTGTGCTGTACATTTCAAGCCTTCTTCTTATTCCGACAGATGGCACAGACAACGTTACAACATGATAacgattaaaaaaattaggaatcCCTAGTTAGCCAGTTAGAAATGCATTCCCCTGTTCGTAGCAGGAATAATAGTATTGGTCACTTGATGCAGGAAACAACATCTTGctactttcttcttcatccatcACCCATAAGGGGTGAGAAGAATTGTACTCCCATGATGATGATGGAGAATAAATCATTGCAGGTGGAGAAGAGAAGTTGCAACCCTCTTGACTCTGCAATTCGTACAGAGGTTGTTGCTGAATAGTATCATCTTCTGACAAAACAATATCTTTCCATATATCATCCAAAGAGAACTCTTCTCCAGCACTGATCAACCCTGTTACATCATCATATCCATATCCACCTGTGTCGTAAAAGCTCTCCTCTCCAACCTCTTTGGAAGCATGTGAATCCACAGCATGGTTGATTGAGGACAGTGAAGATGATGACGAGGAGGAGGATGGTGATGCTCGTTTTTTCTCTAGAGCCTTCTTTTTCCTCATGAAAGTCCTCCAGAAATTCTTAATCTCGTTGTCAGTACGGCCTGGTAGCTTCCGAGCAATTCTTGACCATCTGCAAGGGACCATGAAAGTGAGCAACGCAATTGAAGTAACCAATTAacaaaataagtgaaaaaattgACACAGTATGAAAGGAATGATGAGTGGTGGTGTTGCATAGAGTaggaaaagatgaaaatttggAGTGATCATAAGCAGGTAGCTTATAGATGAATTTCTGCATGGTTCTCAAACCTATTTCCCCATTTGGAATGAAGCTCCATGACGAGGTGTTCTTCTTGGGATGTCAGCTTCCCTCGTTTGAGATCAGGGTGGAGGTAATTAACCCACCGTAACCTGCAACTCTTACCTGTTCTATTCAAACCTACAACAAAGTGACGTGGTTAAAGGGTGCTTAGATTGAAATATTCATACCTATTATTCACTGTCTCCCTCCACCTTCAAACCTGATACCTTTGCTATAAAGTCCCACCTACGATCTCCAAACATGTTTACAAAATACACCAGTTTCAAGTCCTCCTCTTCTGTCCACGGACCCCTTCTCATTTCTTCTTGAACCATTTTTTTCTCCTCTTCTAACTCTTCGCTTGATAACTTACGGATTCTACCACCCTACTACCACTATTTATATGTGGTTTTCCCACTCTTCGTAATTCTCTCgcttcatttttataataagcAAGTCTGCATATCCACCGTCCATGTGGTGCACGCATGCTCATTCATCGTTAACTTTTCTGTCGCCAATTCAGGATGCTGACGTCACCCATCACCAGTACATAATAAAGGAAGTGCATCAATCTTTCATTCTAACTTTCTCGATTACTTTTTATTTGCACCAATCATGCTCACTGTTACAGATTTGCATAAGGGGTTCTTCTGGTTAATTACTGTTTTGGATCATATTAGTTGAGGAGATTTCCTGTCGCGGTTAATAAGTTGCAACGTGTTACGAAACATGTCTTATATAGTAAAAGTCTGTTggatttttctcttctttttttttttttatagacaaggatattttgacaatattattttaattattttaattattttttgataatattttaatattatttaattttaatttaaaattatttcagaattaataataataactataaacACTAACATAGATCAATAATAcagatgttaaaaaaatattattaaaatatcattatttttttttatacgaCAGATTTCAGGTAATCGAGTTTGAATTGACTGAGTTTGTATTCAGTTAAATTTATGTTGGTTGATTTTGTTTGTTGATAGAATTACTTGTAACAAATTTATTGTTGGACGATGCTTCCTTTCCAAGATATAGATAATTGTAGTTCCTTTCCAAGATCTAGATAATTGTAGTTACAGGAATGCaaaattgttgttatttttctctctcgtacctattttattctattttcttcttcttgtattattttaagtatatttactattttttagagttttttaattctaatatccttaaaaaaaatttggaaagTACTTATTCTATCTTAAAGAATTTATGTAACACAACATGGATAAATTCTTAAAACAATGAATCTACGTGATTgaagaagattttttttataatttgtcaATATATTCAACACGACTAAGTTTTCTGAAATGTTTTATCGTCATAAGTTAAATTtgtgagaaataaaattttttaagtattttggTGTGAACGTTAATAACATTgttgatatttaaatatatatatatatatatatatatatatatttcaaaatatcaaaactgGTGttcatgaatatattttaaagacaagttaaatatgttttttattcataattttcactaaaattttgaattagtttatttttaaaattttaatccaatttagttctttgattttataaatgtctaaatttagtttttttaactaaattttgtttgatttatttgacATTTCAAAAGCGTTTCAtactaatatttgaattgtttacactatttaatatatttatactcAAATTTTAATAAGAATTGTGTttgaaatatcatataaattaaataaaatttagttaaaaaaattaaattcatacaaTTCTAAAGATAAGAAACTGAATTGATTCAAAGTTTCGAAAAGGAGACTAATATAAAAAGTCAAttaatcaaaaatatatttaaccttttaaagataaataaaaaaaattacaaagaaaaaccagCTGAGAATCGAAATTGGATTTGTGACTattttaatggaaaaaaaaatatagtttgtgAGGTATAGAATTTTAGAAGAACTGTGGTAACATGAATGGGTGGAGGAAAATGACTTTAGGAAGCAACTTGGGGTTTTCTTATTCAAATTGATGAATTGATGCGCTCCTTGACTTTAGAAAAGAGGAGGCCCAGGTTTTccaataaaagaaagagaattggACAAATCAAACTTTACAAGTGGAGAATGGAAAGAAATCATTGAGATGTTTTATGTCCGATCTTTACTCTCATAGTACAAAGTGAAAATCTGATAGgtttttgttaataattcagatgaaaaattatatattgtcACTCGTATTGTACTAAAGAAATACCAAATGTCGGGTTGGTGTCCCTGCAACAAACATGATTTGGGATTTCGGCTGGAACCATGTCGGTCCACTTTAGTTTGTTCAAtattcaatttttgaaaaaataaacatgaatatataaaatgaatgaaGTGAGAGCCCttggaaacattttttaattacatttaagtcattttttatttccattGCGGCTGAGTGAAAACATCTAATTTCACTTTATTCATGGGTTGAGTTTGTTGAGAATTGCTTGTCTGGGTAAAAGTTTACCTGaatttataaatcataaaaaaatatgttatatgaTCATTGGCGACCGATTttcaacattaaacaaaatcacGATATGGTATACTTTTGAGATTATAATGTAATTAGTCCAAACATGATTCGGAGTTGATAATTCTCTAGAAAGATCCGAAATTGGTCGCATTCGGAAACTGAGTGGAGTGGATTAAATTAAGGACACAAATGATTCTAATTGGACACTGATTTTCTGTGTGATCCGAAAATTCTACACATTTTTAGTCGATTAGTGCTATCCATGAACTTCGTGATGATAAGTAGACAAGGAGAGTGGAATATGACATCATTTGAAAGAATCATTAccagaaaaatataagaataattatTACCACAAATAATAGAATACTTTTCttataactaaataataaatttattattaaatatatctatattaaTTAGAGATCAAacgaatttatatatttaaatttcattttataagttgatattttaaattaaattaaaaaaatttaatgtttaaaatgatattaaaattatttaaagcaTGTTGTAATTTGAATTTAccaagtattatatatatatatatatatatatatatatatatatattatgtatatatcaGGATGAGAATATAttggaaattttaaattaattacaaacaaaacgaatttaaatttataaactgtATTATTATCTTATAAACGGATTAGATTAGATTTAAAAGtatgtttcttaaaatttactaatactattcttaattttaaaaattaatataaaagaggtttggaattaaataaaaatataattttaactcCTTCTTcacccatttttattttttataaaatgtgtttgaaaaccaaatataaaaaatccaTAGCCATTATGAATAAAACCTTATAGAttctgtttaatttttttttcatac
The Vigna angularis cultivar LongXiaoDou No.4 chromosome 5, ASM1680809v1, whole genome shotgun sequence genome window above contains:
- the LOC108323448 gene encoding transcription factor MYB59; translation: MVQEEMRRGPWTEEEDLKLVYFVNMFGDRRWDFIAKVSGLNRTGKSCRLRWVNYLHPDLKRGKLTSQEEHLVMELHSKWGNRWSRIARKLPGRTDNEIKNFWRTFMRKKKALEKKRASPSSSSSSSSLSSINHAVDSHASKEVGEESFYDTGGYGYDDVTGLISAGEEFSLDDIWKDIVLSEDDTIQQQPLYELQSQEGCNFSSPPAMIYSPSSSWEYNSSHPLWVMDEEESSKMLFPASSDQYYYSCYEQGNAFLTG